The DNA sequence ATTAAACCAGTTAATCCACCACCGATAACAATTGTGTTAAATTTAGTAGTTTCTCTAACTTTTTTAACTTTCTTTTGAACTTGTGATTCATTTTTTAATTCATAAATCATTAATTAATCCTTTCTCCAATTAAATATGGATAGTGTACTCTATTAATTTTCACATTAATAAATTCTCGTTGTTTATTATTTTCACTTCTCGGAATTAAAATCTTTAAGTATTGCGATGAATGACCGAATTGATAATGTTGACCTTCAATAATGATATCTTTATTTTCTAAAATAATCTCAACTGTTTTACCAACAAATTTAACGAAAAAACTATTTTTAAGTTCATCATTTAGTTTATGCAATTCTTTAACACGATTTAATTTAAATTTCTCAGCAATATCATGAAGTTTAGCTGCTGGAGTAAAACGACGTTTAGAAAATGGAAAAATATGCATTTCAAAAAAACCTATTTCTTTTATTTTTTCGATCGATTGCACATGTTGTTGTTCTGTTTCAGTTGGAAAACCAGTTATATAATCCGTTGTAATCGCCACGTCTGGTATGTAATTTCTTATTTTTTTAATTAATTTAATAAATTCTTCAATTGTATAGTGACGGTTCATCGGTTTTAAGACCTCGTTTGAACAAGATTGAACTGGAATGTGGAAATGCTTTGCAATAATCTTACTATTCTTTATAAATTCTAAAACTTCCTCTGTAATTTGAGTTGGTTCAATTGAAGATATTCGTAATCTCTTTAAACCAATAACTTGATTTTCAATATCTGTTAAAAGATTAGCAAAATTGTACGTTTTTAAATCTTCCCCGTAGCCCCCTGTATTTATCCCGGTTAAAACAATTTCGTAAAATCCCTTATTAACTAAATTTTGACATTCACGAATAATTGCTTGAGCATTTTTTGATCGCATGCCACCTCTTGAATAAGGGATGATGCAATATGAACAAAAATTGTTACAACCGTCTTGAATTTTTACAAAAGCTCTTGTGTGATCAGTATAATAATCAACTAGCATTGGTTCAAAGTGTTTTTCGAATAAAATGTTTTTTACTTTGTTTAACTGCATTTCATTCTTAGCATATTTTTCCAAGTACTCTTGAAGAATTAGATAAAAATCACCTTTTAAATGGTTTCCTAAAATAATATCTACTCCATCAATTGCTGCTACTTCTTCATTAGCAACTTGAGTGTAGCAACCTACAGCGCAAATTATTGCTTGTGGATTTTTTTTAATTGCTTGACGAATATATTTACGACTTTTAACATCGCTTTCATTTGTAACTGTGCATGTATTGATAATGTATAAGTCAGCAACATCATTAAAATTAACCTCTTTTAGGTTATTTTTTAATAGATCATTACGGATTAATTCACTTTCGTAAGTATTAACCTTACAACCAAGTGTGTGAATAGCAAATTTCATATTATTGAAATTTTACCAAAATAATGTTTTAGTCTAAAACCAATTTGGTATTTTAATTTTATTCCCTACAAATCAAAATAATACAAATAGTAAAATTGTTGAAGATAATAGGATATTAGCAACGACTGGTTGTAACGGTAGAACAATCAAAGATATTTCTAAAAAAATTAAAAATAATCAATTAATAATTTTATATTTTGAGTGCACATACTCATTTTCTGCCAATCCAAATAGACTTAAAAATAATAGCGAAGTAATTAGGGAAATTATGATAAATGGTAAATATCTCGCATTATAATCAGCAACAATAAAATACCCAATTCATAACATCAGAGCAAGATCTAAAAACAAATATAAAATTAAACGAGTATCTCTAGCAATAAATTCCTTTTTATAACCAGACGCATGGATAACATCTTTCGCTAATTTATTTTTGGAATTTATAATAGGCTTTAACAAGAAAATAGCAAACTTGTGTAAAACAATTAAATAATTTTTACTCAAAATGAAATTAGAAATTCTTTGTTTAAATTTAATTCATTTTTCGGAAAATCCAAAAATATTGTATCAATTTAAAATTCCTAATAATGCAACTCAAATAGAAAAAATCCACGTTATTACTTCATTAATATTAATTGGCAAAGTTCCAGCAAAATCCCTTCAAACTATTGTAAATTTTAGAACTTCTAATGTGTTTGTAAATAAATAAATTATATATTGTTCCGGGATAGCAATAATGTATAGCACTTCACTTACCATTCCCAAAGTTGTATTAAAAGTATCGCTTCCGATTCTTAAAAACGAATTTTCTTCTGGTAAATAATTTCCATTTCCATCCATAAATGGTTTAAAACTATGATCAAGTCAGTTAATTTCATAATAAAAAGGAACTAATAATATTAAAATAAGTCCTAAAATTATTAATTTTCATTTGCGATTAATTTTTAAAATTTTTTCATGTGAAAATGATAAATTATAATTTCGTTTTCAATATCAAAAAGCAACAACAACTGTGGTTGTTGTTAAAATTGCGTATTGCGTATCTCCCATAAAACCAGTGGCATAACTCGTCGGAATGAAGGATAAACATGCAAAGAAGTATCAAAAAAATGATGATATTTTTCCTTTCATCGCTAAAAACATTCCAAAAACGCTTGTAATAGAGGAAATTGCACTTATTGCGTAATACAAATTCAACGACATACTAAATGGCGTGGTTTGTGAAGTTACTTCTTGTAAATTAATAACTAATCCTCAAATAGCTACGCATAAGTATGTTCCTAAAAACAAAAGCATTGCTTTTGATAGCGATAAAATATCTTTAATAAGATAATTAATTCCTAAAAATCAAATATCACCTAAGAAAATATTTTTTAAAATATTACAAGTTATTTTTGGATTAACATATCCAATACACAGCATTTATTTTTTTCCTTTTTTTTTGGATGCTTCTAGAACACTTAGTGTAAAAAAAATCTCAAAAACTACTAAAAAAATAACATAAACAGCACAAAAAATGCATAAGTATCGAACACTTAAATAATCAAATCCAGCATACATACAAAGTCCTGTCATCACTAACATAATTATATGTCCCAGTCATCAATATTTTACTCCAATAGTCATTCATACTAATCATAAAATAACGATTGATAAATAAAATCATCAAAATGAAAAAATGTTTCCTCCATCATAATTTTTTTGCCCTTTTTCTAAAGCAATTAAGATAAAAACCGCAAGAATTATAAACGGAGAAATATATTTAAGCATTCTTAATGTATGTCATATTTTGTTAAATGATGAAACTTTAAACATTTTTGTTAATAATTTCATTCTCTTTAATTTTACATTTTATAAAAAAACAAATTAATTATTATGCTTTTACTTTACACATTCTAAATTTACAAACTAATTCAAAAAACGAAATTCTTCTAAAAACTAAAAAAACAATTTCAATTATTACAAAGACTACTCCAATAATATTGAAAATCAAGGCAGAAATAATAAATTGTAATACTCAATAGGATAATATTTCTGTACGATGGGCTAATCTTCGTTCATCTTGTTTTACCATTTTGATGCCAAATTGTGTCATTCAAAAAGTATTACGGATTAATGATAAGAATACTAAATCAAGAATGATCAAGAAAAATCCAGCAGTAATTAAACATATACAGGCAAAAGGTTTAATTAATATTACATGAGACGTGATGTATCAAAGTGGATTATAATGTAGCAGTTCCAAAAGCCCAATAAGGAAACAACACATTCCAATTTGTGTGAATAAAAAACATGAAAATTTCTTAAAATTTGAAGCATTTGACATTTGCATAACTTTATTAATATACATAAAAACAGAATTAAATGGCGGTAAAAGAACAAAATTTTATTTAAAAATAAAAAAATAAGCAAAATTTGCTTATTTTTTGTAATCATTAATATTAACTTTTTTAGTTATTAATGCTTGGGATAATTTTTGATTATTACATGCTAATCCATATATTACGTTATCATTCTCATCGAAAATTAAGTGATAACCATTATTAATGGTTGGTAAAATAAATTCTTTTGATTTATCATTTTTATTTTGATATCTACCTACAATTGTTATATTGCTCCCGAATATATATGTCATAATCGGCAAAGTTAATGAAATGTATGATTCATCTTTTCCACAAATATGTGATCCTGCAATTTTCCCATGAAGTCTAGCTTCAGCCCACAATTTGCGTAAAGGTTTATTTTCGATATTAGCAACATCGCCAATTGCGTAAATATCTGGTAAATTAGTTTGCATTTTTTCGTTAACAATAATTCCGTTCGACCCGATCTTCAAATCAGTATTTTTAAATAAATCAACATTTGGAACTGTTCTTGAAGAGATTAACATACAATCCGCTTCTAATTTTCTTCCGTCTTGTAGAATCAATTTTTTAAATTCTCCGCGGTTATTTTTAACAACTTCTTTTATGCGGACTTCTGTTACGAATTCAACATTTTTCTTTTTTAAATCTTCAATAATGACTGGTAAAAATTGTTCTGAAAAATTATTAACAAGTGGTCGTGACATATACTCTAAAAGCGTTATTTTTATTCCGTGCTCACCAAGCGAACTTGCTACTTCAATACCAGTTTCTCCAGCTCCATGAATTAATGCTGTTTTAAAATTTTTTTTATAAATTTCTTGAATAACATTAGCATCCTCGAAATTTCTAGTCATGTAAATATGTTTTGCATCTTCACCTGGATAGTTTTCTTTAGCAACCAATACACCTGTTGCAATAATTAACTTATCATAATTAAATGTTTCTGATGATGTTAGAACTTTTTTTGCATTTGGGTCAATTGATGTAACCGTTAATCCTAAATGAACATTGACTTTTTTTTCATCATATCATGCCTGATTATGTAAATAAAAAACGTCACTTTCTGCAACTTTTAGATCACCTATCACATCACTTATCATTATTCGGTTATATGGTAAAACGTTTTCTTTTGAAATTAATGTTATTTGAGCATCTTGATTTAAATTACGGATCGTTTCAATAGCAACAACTGAAGCAACCCCCCCGCCAATAATTAATATATTCATATAATTTAAGTTAATCAAGTTCTTGCATTAAACATGCTTTATGAGAAATAGGTTTGAAAACATCATCTGATTCTAGTAAATCATTAATAATTGCATTACCAATTTTTTCACCATACTTGTGACATTGTTTCAATTGTACCTGACTTGGTTTAAAATTAATTGCCAAACCTTTCATAGTAGCAAATCCTATTTGAGCAAGACGAGCAGTTAAATTAGGAACACCCTCTCCACTTCATCCATACGAACCAAAAGCAGCACCTATTTTGCATTTTTGATTACATGCGGATAAACTTGATAAAATATCGTGTGCTAATGGCAAGGCATCATTATTAATAGTACATGAACCTATAACAACAGCTGATGCTATGGCAATATTTGTTAATATTTCTGGTTTTTTTGCTGCATAATTAGCAACATCAATTGGGTAAGGATAAATTCTTATAGATTTATCTACACTTTTAATTCCTTTTTCAATCTCGGCAGCCATCATTGCTGTGTATCCATATGCTGTGCAATAAGGAATTACAACAATTTTTTTAGTAATTTTCTCTTCTGTTGATCATTCTTTATATTTATTAACAACAAAGTCAATTTTTTCATCTAAAACTGGTCCGTGTCCACAACAAATTAGGTTATAATCCAAACGTTTTATTTTATCAATTGCAAATAGAACATGTTTTTTAAACGGACTAAAAATCGCTGTGTAATAATATTGAAAAGCTTTAAAATAATCGTCTCACTTGTTTTGTGGTAATTTCGACATCAAAATGTCATCAAAAGCATAATGAGAACCGAACGAATCGCAAGTTACTAAAATTTTTTCTTCTTTAATATATGTATAAATTGAATCTGGTCAATGTAACATTGGTACATTTAAAAATTGAAATGTTGAATTTCCAATTTTTAAATCTTTGCCTTCCACTGCTTCAACTGTATTTAAATCATCGATGTTCGTTACTTCTTTTAAGTATTTAATTGTGTTTTTTGAACCAATAATTTTTATATTCGGAATTAATTTTGCTAAATTTTCTACACTGCCTGAATGATCTGGTTCAGTATGGTTAACAAGAATGTATTTAATTTGAGATAAATCATTCCCCACAACTTCCTTAATTTTTTTGATGTACTCATCATAAAATAGTACTTTAACTGTTTCAAATAAAACGTATCCTTCGGAAGTTTTGTAAATGTATGAATTGTAAGATGTACCAAAATCAGTAACCATAATGATATCAAATATTTTAATATCGTGGTCTTGAGATCCTACATATCATAGATTTTCACGAAGTTGCAATGAATGCAAACCATCATGTTTTGTTAATTTTTCCATATATTCCCCTTAATATAATTAACTCTATTATTTATTTTAATACTTATTAAATTTTTTATCTTTAAAAATAAAAAAATAATCTTGCGATTATTTTTTTTGTAAACGAGCTTTTTTACCAGTTAAATTTCTTAGGAAGTACAACTTAGAACGTCTTACTTTATTAGAATTTTTAACTTCAATTTTAGCAATTAATGGCGAATTCAATAAGAATGTTCTTTCCACTCCCACACCGTATGATACCTTGCGAACATTAATTGTTCGATTAACACCTTCGCCGTGTAATTTGATAACAACTCCTTCAAATTTTTGAATACGTTGTTTAGCTTTATCACCTTGTCCTTCCATAATAATTGTTGAAACGATTACATCGTCTCCAACATTTACATCAGTTAGATTAGGATTTTTATATTGTTGTTCAACAATTGACATGATTTTATTTTTCATTACTGTCTCCTTTATGTTTTTTAATTATTTGTTGATATTTTGGTTTGTCTTTAATTTTTTCTCAAAGATCTTTTCTTTTGTTAAAAGTATTTAAAACTGATTGTTCATTTCTTCATTCATCTATTTGAGCATGATTACCACTCAACAACACTGGTGGCACCTCATGTCCCTGAAATATTCTAGGTTTTGTGTAATGTGGATAATCTAATAAATTATCCTCACTAAAGGAATCATTTTCCACAGATTCTGTAGCAATCACGTTCGGAACTAGTCGAATTATC is a window from the Mycoplasma sp. (ex Biomphalaria glabrata) genome containing:
- the mtaB gene encoding tRNA (N(6)-L-threonylcarbamoyladenosine(37)-C(2))-methylthiotransferase MtaB, which translates into the protein MKFAIHTLGCKVNTYESELIRNDLLKNNLKEVNFNDVADLYIINTCTVTNESDVKSRKYIRQAIKKNPQAIICAVGCYTQVANEEVAAIDGVDIILGNHLKGDFYLILQEYLEKYAKNEMQLNKVKNILFEKHFEPMLVDYYTDHTRAFVKIQDGCNNFCSYCIIPYSRGGMRSKNAQAIIRECQNLVNKGFYEIVLTGINTGGYGEDLKTYNFANLLTDIENQVIGLKRLRISSIEPTQITEEVLEFIKNSKIIAKHFHIPVQSCSNEVLKPMNRHYTIEEFIKLIKKIRNYIPDVAITTDYITGFPTETEQQHVQSIEKIKEIGFFEMHIFPFSKRRFTPAAKLHDIAEKFKLNRVKELHKLNDELKNSFFVKFVGKTVEIILENKDIIIEGQHYQFGHSSQYLKILIPRSENNKQREFINVKINRVHYPYLIGERIN
- a CDS encoding nicotinamide mononucleotide transporter; this encodes MLCIGYVNPKITCNILKNIFLGDIWFLGINYLIKDILSLSKAMLLFLGTYLCVAIWGLVINLQEVTSQTTPFSMSLNLYYAISAISSITSVFGMFLAMKGKISSFFWYFFACLSFIPTSYATGFMGDTQYAILTTTTVVVAFWYWKRNYNLSFSHEKILKINRKWKLIILGLILILLVPFYYEINWLDHSFKPFMDGNGNYLPEENSFLRIGSDTFNTTLGMVSEVLYIIAIPEQYIIYLFTNTLEVLKFTIVWRDFAGTLPININEVITWIFSIWVALLGILNWYNIFGFSEKWIKFKQRISNFILSKNYLIVLHKFAIFLLKPIINSKNKLAKDVIHASGYKKEFIARDTRLILYLFLDLALMLWIGYFIVADYNARYLPFIIISLITSLLFLSLFGLAENEYVHSKYKIINWLFLIFLEISLIVLPLQPVVANILLSSTILLFVLFWFVGNKIKIPNWF
- a CDS encoding NAD(P)/FAD-dependent oxidoreductase, with the translated sequence MNILIIGGGVASVVAIETIRNLNQDAQITLISKENVLPYNRIMISDVIGDLKVAESDVFYLHNQAWYDEKKVNVHLGLTVTSIDPNAKKVLTSSETFNYDKLIIATGVLVAKENYPGEDAKHIYMTRNFEDANVIQEIYKKNFKTALIHGAGETGIEVASSLGEHGIKITLLEYMSRPLVNNFSEQFLPVIIEDLKKKNVEFVTEVRIKEVVKNNRGEFKKLILQDGRKLEADCMLISSRTVPNVDLFKNTDLKIGSNGIIVNEKMQTNLPDIYAIGDVANIENKPLRKLWAEARLHGKIAGSHICGKDESYISLTLPIMTYIFGSNITIVGRYQNKNDKSKEFILPTINNGYHLIFDENDNVIYGLACNNQKLSQALITKKVNINDYKK
- a CDS encoding FprA family A-type flavoprotein, encoding MEKLTKHDGLHSLQLRENLWYVGSQDHDIKIFDIIMVTDFGTSYNSYIYKTSEGYVLFETVKVLFYDEYIKKIKEVVGNDLSQIKYILVNHTEPDHSGSVENLAKLIPNIKIIGSKNTIKYLKEVTNIDDLNTVEAVEGKDLKIGNSTFQFLNVPMLHWPDSIYTYIKEEKILVTCDSFGSHYAFDDILMSKLPQNKWDDYFKAFQYYYTAIFSPFKKHVLFAIDKIKRLDYNLICCGHGPVLDEKIDFVVNKYKEWSTEEKITKKIVVIPYCTAYGYTAMMAAEIEKGIKSVDKSIRIYPYPIDVANYAAKKPEILTNIAIASAVVIGSCTINNDALPLAHDILSSLSACNQKCKIGAAFGSYGWSGEGVPNLTARLAQIGFATMKGLAINFKPSQVQLKQCHKYGEKIGNAIINDLLESDDVFKPISHKACLMQELD
- the rplS gene encoding 50S ribosomal protein L19 — encoded protein: MKNKIMSIVEQQYKNPNLTDVNVGDDVIVSTIIMEGQGDKAKQRIQKFEGVVIKLHGEGVNRTINVRKVSYGVGVERTFLLNSPLIAKIEVKNSNKVRRSKLYFLRNLTGKKARLQKK